CCACCCTGGGAAACATAATTACTGAGCAACTGCAGCTCAGTGGGCAAATCATCGATTACGAGTACTTTACTCATGGTTTTAATCCTTTGGGTAAAAATCAAACAAGAAGCTTTTAAAAAACAAAAAACTAAGCCATCAGTAGAACAACAGAGGCCACTGCATCCAGTAGCTGCTGTTGATCGCAGGGCTTAACAAGATAGACAGAAATACCCTGACGCTTGGCCCATTCCTGATCTACCTGACGACTTTTTGTCGTACAAGCAATCACAGGAATCTTTGCTGTTTCTGGGTTTTTCTTGAGCTTACGACACAATTCCAAACCACTCATGTCTGGCATTACTAAATCTGTGACAATCACATCTGGAATTTTCTCGGCAACCTTTTGGAGGGCTTCTTCACCACTGCCTGCACCGATCACCTGATGACCTCCCTGAATCAGATAAGTGCTGATGAGTTGCAATTCAGACTGAATATCATCGACAACCAATACTGTACTCATTGCATTAATTCCTTACGACTTATAAACCGTTTAATTTCATTCAGAAAGAGAAAGAATTGAACTTAACCAGTCAACTATTTCACATATTTTTCAACGATAGACAGCAGACTTCCCCGAGTAAAAGGCTTAGTCAAATAGTCTGAAGCCCCTACCAATTTAGCCCGTGCTTTATCCACAAACCCAGTTCGTCCGGTGACCATTACAATCGGCGTTTCTCTTAAGGCCACACTATTTTTTAGAAGACTACAAAGTTTATAGCCATTGATCTCCGGCATTGTAATATCCATGAGGATTAGATCCGGCTTTAAACGAAATAAAATAGAAGCTGCTTTAATTGGATCTTCAATTTTTGTAACTTCATATTCATCCGCATCTAAAAAACGGTGCATTTCGTTCAAGATAGTTGGACTATCATCAACACAAGCGATTTTGTAAACTTTGGTCGGCCGTACCCGAGTTTGAACGGGTGCTTGCTTGACCACCTGTGGGACAGTCGGCAAGTGGTTGAAGGGTTCTTTTGGTGCCCCTAAAAACACGTTCCCTTTTTGGACATAGGGATAAAGTAGTTTGGCTACCACCATTTCATCCTGATTGAGTAACAAAGCAATCTCTCGAATGCTAAAGCCACGCAGGATTTTTTTGAGCTTTTCTAAAGCAGGTGAGATTGAGGTATTGGCAGATTGCTCATGGGAAAAAAGATAGGGCCTCTCATAGGGAGACTTAATCAGCTCGTTGACCTCCTGCCAAGCTTCAGTGCGCTGCTTAAAATGTTGAATAATTTGCTCTAGGTTTAAATTGATCTCCAGTTCAGGATCCCAAGGGAGCTGGAAATCTGCTTGAACCCACTGGTAATGGGCTTCCATTAACCATAAAAAAGATTCGATCGCCTCCTTGGTTAAATTTTCTAAAAGACGGGTCATTTGGATGAGATTTAAATGACCTTCTTGGCGGTACCAATCCATCGCACGACTCATAACATGGATGGGCTTGAGATTATCAGCGGCTTCAAGTACCACTGTATTCGCTTGAGGAAGCATCTTTAAGGCTGCAGGAGATGCTTTTAATCCAAGGCAATGAAAATGATAATCAAAGGACTGTAATGATTGAACAGAGCTGTAAGCGTAGGTAATACCGCCATTTTTGAAGTATATCTGCCAACCGATACCGTCATGAAAAGCATTGACATAGCCGCTGCCTGAGGTGCTGGCAACCTGTCGTAGGATTTCCTGTGGATTTCCTACTAACTGATACTCTGCCAAACTATTTTCTGTGTTAATTTTTTGCTTAGTAGACATATCAGCTTATCCTTGACCTAGAGCTTAGTGTCAATCATTTGAGTTTTTCTAGAAGCCAAGATCCACCAAAACTGCTGAAAATATTTTTTAGGTCAATTTTGAGCGTGAATCCGTATTTAGGCCTACGCCATATGGCTTATTTGGAATGATTTAAATTTATCATTTTGCTCATAAAATCAGCTTAAATCGTCATTCATCTAAACCCATGATGAGCAGAGACTACTAGATATATCAAATTAGATAAACATGGGATATATTTGTAACATATTTTGGGTAGCTAAAAAGTATGTTTAAAAGCTGGTTTTAGTTGATTTGGAAGAATCTAATAGACATTTCAGCAAAAACAGTCTAGGTTTGGAGACTTGAATAATCAAAAATTTGCTTTTGACACTGTTTTAGTGTTCTTTAACACAACAAAAAACTCCGTATTTTTACGGAGTTTTTTGTTGTATGACAGGCACTATTGGTCTTTCTATCTATTTATTTTACTTGGCTAAAACTAACGGAAGAAACGTGGCAAAGATCCCGGCTGAAAATAGAAATAGTTTTAGGCGATCGCCTAAAACCCGATTTACTACCCGCTAGTACCGACATCCTACTCTTGGAAGCCGGGGGAAGGCAGGACGACCTAGTCGTCGGATACGAAACAAGGGAGGGCGATCGCTAACTTTGTATCGGGTTTTCCCCAACTGAGAACCAAGGGGCAGTGTTATACTAAGTACATCGCACGGGGCCGCAACGGTTTCGACAGGTTGGCGAAAGCTTCCACTGTGATGCAGGTCGAGAGTGGGTCTCCTCTCGCAAATCAAAGATCCAAACAAAATGTAACTGCGAACAACATCGTTCCTTTCGCTCGCAAAGCTGCTGCTGTAGCTTAATAAGACAACCTTAACTTAGGTTCGAGCATTCATAATTCGACTCCGTTAAGGATTATGACTAAACCCCCAACGGATGCTCTTTAGGGATACATCTGGTTTGAACTAAAGCTAAGCAAAGACCAGAGATTCTTGGTGACTCGGAACAAGCAGTCATTCCCGTTCTGAGGATTAGAAGGACTAAACCTGTGAATGAGCTAGGGGTAAATACCCAATTTGGACAGCAGTTCGACTCTGCTCGGCTCCACTCCCATCCATCAGTTACAACCTAAAAAAGCTCCTGAGTTTGACCCAGGAGCTTTTTTATTTAACAATCAGTCGAGTTTTAGGCTTGATCGAGCTCTTTTAAAATTTCAATAGATTGCTGACAAAGGGCTTCGTGACATGGCCCATTAGAAGCGATAATGCCGCCCCATTTCACCACATCTCCCTGGTTATAGAGCACTTCGTTGCCTTCAAAATAGCTGAACTTGCCCCCCGCTTCCGTGAGGATTAGTTCTGGGGCAGCAAAATCCCAATCCTTCGCCGCTGATTTACCCGATAGGGAGATATAAACATCAGACTTTTGTTCGAGAATATGGGTAATTTTACAGCCGACGCTCCCCACGTAATTGCGGTCTTTAAACGGTAGGCGATCGAGTAGATCTTGGAAGCGCTGATCCCGGTGGGTACGGCTGGCAACCAGATACAAATCAGATGGATTCGCACGGTCTGAAACGGTCATTTTGGTAAGTTGACCATCACGGGTTTCACAATAGCTGCCATGGCCTTTAAGAGCAAAATAGAGCTTTTCTGCTTCGGGAACCACGACTACCGAAATGACCGGGCGGCCTTCATGCACTAAACAAATATGAACCGCATATTCATCGGTCTGATCGATAAAATCGCGAGTACCATCGAGGGGATCAATAATCCAGACCCAAGGGTGTTCGATTTTGTTACCGTCGTAGGTTTCTTCACTGAGGTAGGCAAATTCTTCTGTACCTAATTTTTCTTGAAAAGCCTCAAGAATATAGTGGTTTGCCGCTAAATCTGCCTTGGTGACGGGGCCATCTTTTTTATCCGAAATATCCTGGATATCGCCTTTGTAATAGCGACGTAGGACATCCCCTGCTCCCCAACCCACTTGACGGGCGATCGCCAAAACTTCTTCTAAACGTGTTTGATCCATTGTTTTTAGTTTTTATGTAATGGTAACGAGGCTATATCAAGGCCACTTTAAACTGAAGCGCTTGCTGCTTGAGGCGTTTCCTCAGCTTCCTTGCGGTTTTTCAATAGCGGGAAAGCAATTACATCGCGGATACTTTCGGCATTCGTGAGCAACATCACCAGACGGTCAATACCAATTCCCAGACCAACAGTGGGAGGCATGCCATATTCCAGCGCTGTGACAAAATCTTCATCTACATCACAAGCTTCGTCATCACCCGCTGCTTTTTTCGCGGCTTGGGCTTCTAAGCGTTGCCGCTGATCAACTGGATCGGTTAACTCCGAAAAGCCATTGGCAAGTTCTCGGCCCACAATGAACAATTCAAAGCGTTCTGTTAAACCCGGTTTATCGCGGTGGGGTTTGGCTAAAGGAGAAACTTCGACGGGATATTCTGTGACAAAGGTGGGCTGAATCAGGGTTGCTTCCACTTTTTGCTCAAAGGCTTCATTCAGTAACTGCCCAATGGTTTCACACTTACCAGGAATGTGCATCCCCACCGATTCTGCTGCCTGTTTTGCTGTTGTAAAATCATCAAATGCGAAGAAATCGATCCCAGTGGCTTCTTGAACCAGATTTTGCATTGTTTCCCTACGCCAAGGGGAGCCCACATCGACGATCGCTTCACCATAAGGTAGTTGCGCCGTGCCGACAACATCTTTGGCGAGGGTGCGGATCAGATCCTCGGTGAGATTCATCATGTCGAAATAGTCACCATAGGCTTGGTAGACTTCAATGGAGGTGAATTCTGGGTTGTGCTTGGTAGAAACGCCCTCGTTGCGGAAGATGCGTCCCAGCTCAAAGACCCGCTCAAAGCCACCGACTACCAAGCGCTTTAGGTGCAATTCCGTCGCGATTCG
The nucleotide sequence above comes from [Synechococcus] sp. NIES-970. Encoded proteins:
- a CDS encoding inositol monophosphatase family protein, encoding MDQTRLEEVLAIARQVGWGAGDVLRRYYKGDIQDISDKKDGPVTKADLAANHYILEAFQEKLGTEEFAYLSEETYDGNKIEHPWVWIIDPLDGTRDFIDQTDEYAVHICLVHEGRPVISVVVVPEAEKLYFALKGHGSYCETRDGQLTKMTVSDRANPSDLYLVASRTHRDQRFQDLLDRLPFKDRNYVGSVGCKITHILEQKSDVYISLSGKSAAKDWDFAAPELILTEAGGKFSYFEGNEVLYNQGDVVKWGGIIASNGPCHEALCQQSIEILKELDQA
- a CDS encoding two-component response regulator, putative, translating into MSTKQKINTENSLAEYQLVGNPQEILRQVASTSGSGYVNAFHDGIGWQIYFKNGGITYAYSSVQSLQSFDYHFHCLGLKASPAALKMLPQANTVVLEAADNLKPIHVMSRAMDWYRQEGHLNLIQMTRLLENLTKEAIESFLWLMEAHYQWVQADFQLPWDPELEINLNLEQIIQHFKQRTEAWQEVNELIKSPYERPYLFSHEQSANTSISPALEKLKKILRGFSIREIALLLNQDEMVVAKLLYPYVQKGNVFLGAPKEPFNHLPTVPQVVKQAPVQTRVRPTKVYKIACVDDSPTILNEMHRFLDADEYEVTKIEDPIKAASILFRLKPDLILMDITMPEINGYKLCSLLKNSVALRETPIVMVTGRTGFVDKARAKLVGASDYLTKPFTRGSLLSIVEKYVK
- the lysS gene encoding lysyl-tRNA synthetase is translated as MSESSHSSLDDIRATRLEKVDQLKAIAMNPYAYKWEISHHTAELQEKYQDIAAGEEVDESVSIAGRILARRVFGKLAFFSLQDETGTIQLYLDKTLINAGMPDLEEAFNHIKKLTDVGDIIGVKGIIKRTEKGELSIKVSQFAMLTKSLLPLPDKWHGLTDIEKRYRQRYVDLIINPDVKETFRKRAKITAAIRRYLEDRDFLEIETPVLQAEAGGAEARPFITHHNTLDMPLYLRIATELHLKRLVVGGFERVFELGRIFRNEGVSTKHNPEFTSIEVYQAYGDYFDMMNLTEDLIRTLAKDVVGTAQLPYGEAIVDVGSPWRRETMQNLVQEATGIDFFAFDDFTTAKQAAESVGMHIPGKCETIGQLLNEAFEQKVEATLIQPTFVTEYPVEVSPLAKPHRDKPGLTERFELFIVGRELANGFSELTDPVDQRQRLEAQAAKKAAGDDEACDVDEDFVTALEYGMPPTVGLGIGIDRLVMLLTNAESIRDVIAFPLLKNRKEAEETPQAASASV
- a CDS encoding response regulator receiver protein, translated to MSTVLVVDDIQSELQLISTYLIQGGHQVIGAGSGEEALQKVAEKIPDVIVTDLVMPDMSGLELCRKLKKNPETAKIPVIACTTKSRQVDQEWAKRQGISVYLVKPCDQQQLLDAVASVVLLMA